A single genomic interval of Primulina huaijiensis isolate GDHJ02 chromosome 7, ASM1229523v2, whole genome shotgun sequence harbors:
- the LOC140981575 gene encoding uncharacterized protein, with protein sequence MISGGPTDGDSNRARKASSRRLENMEISSPRTRSGPMISFGPEDIKGVADPHNDALVIRAMIANYEVARIFVDSGSSVNVLFKEAMDQMDLGEYTVDPISTALFGFTGHAILPLGVINLPLSLGSGDTRKTRIINFVIVDAPSSYNAIMGRPAMAAFMAIASALHQKIKFPVGEAVGEVKGDQKISRKCYVQEVRVEQK encoded by the coding sequence ATGATATCGGGTGGGCCTACAGACGGAGACTCCAACCGGGCCAGGAAAGCTAGCAGCAGAAGATTGGAGAACATGGAGATTAGTAGCCCTAGAACACGCTCAGGACCAATGATTTCTTTTGGACCCGAGGACATAAAGGGAGTGGCCGACCCGCATAATGATGCTTTGGTTATCCGAGCTATGATCGCCAATTATGAGGTTGCACGTATCTTTGTGGACTCCGGAAGTTCTGTCAATGTTCTATTTAAAGAGGCAATGGATCAGATGGACTTGGGCGAATACACGGTAGACCCTATCTCCACGGCTTTGTTTGGATTCACGGGGCATGCAATACTCCCCCTTGGAGTCATCAACCTCCCTCTTTCTTTGGGGAGTGGGGATACCAGAAAGACCAGGATTATCAACTTTGTGATAGTTGATGCCCCCTCATCGTATAATGCTATTATGGGGAGACCAGCCATGGCCGCTTTCATGGCAATTGCCTCGGCTCTGCACCAGAAGATCAAGTTCCCTGTCGGAGAAGCAGTAGGAGAGGTTAAGGGAGATCAAAAGATTTCTCGAAAATGCTATGTGCAAGAAGTAAGGGTTGAGCAGAAGTAG
- the LOC140981576 gene encoding uncharacterized protein, producing the protein MASTRSRSGEDNQPTSNMAELVRLITTTVEQVLAQRPDNNPPPGEGHEAQRQEIQSLREEMERLKEERNAPPPPPLLARGIPFSAEILAAELPQNFRFPNVGEYDGSRDLEEHLSRFENAALLHQYSYPIKCRVFLTTLVRSSQQWFNLLRPGTIKTFQDFGRAFLHQIASSKKHPLTSLNLFNVKQQEQESLRDFVKSFNKMVIDVPSATPDILISAFTQGLRGGDFFKSLVKKPPTTVEELLARAEKYMNVEEVQMARKSEPKASVKATRDVRPTNLVPRVGRFEPPMLLGHFAAYTPLKVNKSRALELCDERQLIRRTRSSDRGPRNPRSERYCGFHKDYGHTTAECHHLNQEIERIIQGDPEMKAILASPGGGHRPPKRTREESDPERKRAPNQRENFQNANPNMRKAEP; encoded by the coding sequence ATGGCAAGTACCAGGAGTCGATCGGGAGAGGACAATCAACCAACGTCCAACATGGCAGAGCTCGTCCGGCTGATCACTACGACTGTAGAACAAGTCTTGGCACAGAGACCAGACAACAATCCCCCTCCAGGAGAAGGTCATGAAGCTCAGAGGCAAGAGATACAAAGTTTAAGGGAGGAGATGGAACGTCTTAAAGAAGAAAGGAATGCGCCCCCTCCTCCCCCCCTTCTGGCTCGGGGGATCCCTTTCTCGGCCGAGATATTGGCTGCCGAATTGCCTCAAAATTTCAGATTCCCTAACGTCGGAGAATACGACGGTTCGAGGGATCTGGAAGAGCACCTATCCCGGTTCGAGAACGCGGCGTTGTTGCACCAATACTCATACCCGATCAAATGTAGGGTCTTCCTAACAACTTTGGTCAGGTCATCCCAGCAGTGGTTCAATTTGCTTAGGCCGGGGACCATTAAAACTTTTCAAGACTTCGGAAGAGCTTTTCTCCACCAAATTGCAAGCAGCAAGAAACATCCATTGACGTCTCTAAATTTATTCAATGTTAAACAACAAGAACAGGAGAGCCTACGAGATTTTGTTAAGAGCTTCAACAAGATGGTCATCGATGTTCCCTCGGCTACTCCGGATATACTGATAAGTGCCTTTACACAAGGACTAAGAGGTGGAGATTTTTTCAAGTCGTTGGTAAAAAAGCCCCCAACTACTGTTGAAGAACTGTTGGCTAGGGCAGAGAAGTATATGAACGTGGAAGAAGTACAAATGGCTAGGAAAAGCGAACCGAAGGCCTCGGTCAAGGCTACGCGAGACGTTCGACCCACTAATCTTGTGCCAAGGGTCGGGCGTTTCGAACCACCCATGTTGCTGGGACATTTCGCCGCTTACACACCTTTGAAGGTCAACAAATCCCGAGCATTGGAGCTATGTGATGAGCGACAACTCATTCGAAGAACTCGGAGTAGTGACAGAGGACCTCGTAATCCCAGGTCAGAAAGGTATTGTGGATTTCACAAGGATTATGGTCATACTACCGCTGAATGTCATCATTTGAATCAAGAAATAGAACGGATCATCCAGGGAGATCCAGAAATGAAAGCAATTCTAGCCAGCCCAGGTGGTGGACACCGACCCCCTAAGAGAACTCGAGAGGAAAGTGATCCTGAAAGGAAAAGGGCTCCGAATCAAagggaaaattttcaaaatgctAACCCGAACATGCGGAAGGCAGAACCCTGA